In Spinacia oleracea cultivar Varoflay chromosome 5, BTI_SOV_V1, whole genome shotgun sequence, a single window of DNA contains:
- the LOC110784069 gene encoding probable myosin-binding protein 4, with product MATKGAFPIKVDSNLHGFARVLKSAACEWLLLFLLLLDAAFSYFLTKFAQYCELQLPCILCSRLDHILGKENPEFYINLLCKNHKSEISSLVSCHNHGKLVDVHGMCEECLLSFAKNESSEETYKILVGKLGSECIQKPLVNLDSGSGSSLTTKFCSCCSKPWRSRPNVQKFVRSKLPSTPISNPEISLPNSQEGLKNRRDRFSVSTKPLIIGSTDFDSLSHVGYTEVKISSDSDSDFPFSDDEELITVPQTRKKDEFLSRSGSNFTPKNQYDFVLPPVQRQKSTPVTSNLMFPYLEPEKGETTTPRFLVSDGDLRQKGIGELNWQQLIKKTSPVTPELVMLDDIPLSSSAPKVSPAVSADEGDRVSLSKNLDVSGYSDFISHKTASPFENMQLSARLSKENCIETKVNGDKGHSSAMNNWESIDLHSTSTVSSIKKDVAFVLNSSYVIDARELTPVPVKGVKASCLLSEEIDIRACNGIESGEELSVSKVSDPQTDSSSSNSSSSIGATELTPVTIKDVKATCLLSEEIGVRACSSIGSIGSGEESSVSKVSDPRTDSFSSNSSYAIGAKELTPVTIKDVKATCLLSEEIGVRECSGIGSGEESSVSKVSDSFSSNSSYAIGATEPTPVTVKGVKASRLLSEEIGVRECSGIGSGEELSVSKVSDSQTDSSSSNMYPSMNGHSDEPQKTESSSSNESLMPPKSPSMERSQSLESLEESVSVSEIEGESLVDKLRRQVDYDKKCIKNLHKELEEERNAQSIERSQSLEESVSEIEGESLVNKLRRQADFDKKCIRNLHKELEEERNAPRIERSQSLEFVEESVSEIEGQSLVDKLRRQAEFDKKCIKNLHKELEEERNAEFVEESVSEIEGESLVDKLRRQVDYDKKCIKNLHKELEEERNAPNIERSQSLEFLEESVSEIEGESLVDKLRRQVDYDKKCINNLHKELEEERNAAAIAANQAMAMITKLQEDKAALNMEALQYLRMMEEQAEYDVDALEKANDMIAEKEKEIQELEAELDFFRIKYPEDFPEMNEDVSSTEDAQGSESIVNERS from the exons ATGGCAACAAAAGGAGCCTTCCCAATTAAAGTGGATAGTAATTTACACGGTTTTGCACGCGTGTTAAAATCAGCCGCGTGTGAGTGGTTGTTGCTGTTTCTCTTACTACTTGATGCAGCATTTTCATATTTCCTTACAAAATTTGCTCAGTATTGTGAGCTACAGTTGCCTTGCATATTATGTTCTAGGCTTGATCATATCTTAGGAAAAGAAAATCCGGAATTCTATATAAATCTTCTTTGTAAAAACCACAAATCAGAGATATCATCTTTAGTTTCTTGTCATAACCATGGCAAACTTGTCGATGTTCATGGAATGTGTGAAGAATGTCTTTTGTCGTTTGCAAAGAACGAGTCAAGTGAAGAAACATACAAAATCTTGGTGGGTAAATTAGGATCAGAGTGTATTCAGAAACCACTAGTAAATTTGGATTCTGGTTCTGGTTCTTCTTTGACTACAAAGTTCTGTTCTTGTTGTTCTAAGCCGTGGAGATCTAGACCAAATGTGCAGAAGTTTGTCCGGTCAAAACTACCATCAACACCTATTTCTAATCCTGAGATTTCCCTACCAAATAGTCAAGAGGGGTTGAAGAACAGAAGGGATAGGTTTTCTGTGTCAACTAAACCTCTCATTATAGGAAGTACAGATTTTGATTCCTTGTCTCATGTGGGGTACACTGAAGTAAAGATCAGTTCAGATTCTGACTCGGATTTCCCGTTTTCCGATGATGAGGAACTGATCACTGTGCCTCAAACTCGGAAAAAGGACGAATTTCTATCACGATCCGGTTCCAACTTCACCCCGAAGAATCAGTATGATTTTGTTTTGCCACCCGTCCAACGTCAGAAATCAACTCCTGTCACTAGCAATCTTATGTTTCCGTATCTTGAACCTGAAAAAGGCGAAACAACAACTCCAAGGTTTCTTGTATCTGATGGTGATTTAAGGCAGAAGGGAATTGGAGAGCTAAATTGGCAACAGCTTATCAAGAAAACAAGTCCTGTAACACCTGAGCTAGTTATGCTTGATGATATTCCTCTATCATCTAGTGCTCCAAAGGTTTCACCAGCTGTTTCAGCAGATGAGGGTGACAGAGTTTCACTCTCGAAGAATTTGGATGTTTCTGGTTATTCAGATTTTATTTCTCATAAAACTGCTTCACCATTCGAAAACATGCAATTGTCTGCTAGATTATCAAAAGAGAACT GTATTGAAACTAAGGTAAATGGTGACAAGGGACACAGTTCTGCCATGAATAATTGGGAATCTATTGATCTGCATAGCACCTCAACTGTTTCTTCTATAAAGAAAGATGTTGCATTTGTGCTCAATAGTAGTTATGTCATTGATGCAAGAGAACTTACCCCTGTCCCTGTTAAGGGCGTTAAAGCTTCATGCCTTTTGTCAGAAGAAATCGATATAAGAGCTTGCAATGGTATTGAATCAGGTGAGGAATTGTCTGTTTCAAAAGTATCAGACCCACAAACAGATTCATCATCAAGCAATAGTAGTTCTTCCATTGGTGCAACAGAACTTACCCCTGTCACTATTAAGGACGTTAAAGCTACATGCCTTTTGTCTGAAGAAATAGGCGTAAGAGCATGCAGTAGTATTGGATCAATTGGATCAGGTGAGGAATCATCGGTTTCAAAAGTATCAGATCCACGAACGGATTCATTTTCAAGCAATAGTAGTTATGCCATTGGTGCAAAGGAACTTACGCCTGTCACTATTAAGGACGTTAAAGCTACATGCCTTTTGTCAGAAGAAATTGGCGTAAGAGAATGCAGTGGTATTGGATCAGGTGAAGAATCATCTGTTTCAAAAGTATCAGATTCATTTTCAAGCAATAGTAGTTATGCCATTGGTGCAACAGAACCTACCCCTGTCACTGTTAAGGGCGTTAAAGCTTCACGCCTTTTGTCAGAAGAAATTGGCGTAAGAGAATGCAGTGGTATTGGATCAGGTGAAGAATTGTCTGTTTCAAAAGTATCAGACTCACAAACAGATTCATCATCAAGCAATATGTATCCTTCGATGAATGGTCACTCAGATGAGCCACAGAAGACTGAAAGTTCTAGTTCTAATGAATCCCTGATGCCTCCAAAATCACCAAGTATGGAGAGGTCTCAGTCCCTTGAATCTCTAGAAGAAAGTGTAAGTGTAAGTGAAATTGAAGGTGAAAGTCTTGTTGACAAGTTGAGAAGACAGGTTGATTATGACAAGAAATGCATCAAAAACTTGCACAAGGAGCTAGAAGAAGAGAGAAATGCACAGAGTATAGAGAGGTCTCAATCTCTAGAAGAAAGTGTAAGTGAAATTGAAGGTGAAAGTCTTGTTAACAAGTTGAGACGGCAGGCTGATTTTGATAAGAAATGCATCAGAAATTTGCACAAGGAGCTAGAAGAAGAGAGAAATGCACCACGTATAGAGAGGTCTCAATCCCTTGAATTTGTAGAAGAAAGTGTAAGTGAAATTGAAGGTCAAAGTCTTGTCGACAAGTTGAGACGGCAGGCTGAATTTGATAAGAAATGCATCAAAAATTTGCACAAGGAGCTAGAAGAAGAGAGAAATGCAGAATTTGTAGAAGAAAGTGTAAGTGAAATTGAAGGTGAAAGTCTTGTTGACAAGTTGAGACGGCAGGTTGATTATGATAAGAAATGCATTAAAAACTTGCACAAGGAGCTAGAAGAAGAGAgaaatgcaccaaatatagaGAGGTCTCAATCCCTTGAATTTCTTGAAGAAAGTGTTAGTGAAATTGAAGGTGAAAGTCTTGTTGATAAATTGAGACGGCAAGTTGATTATGACAAGAAATGCATCAACAATTTGCACAAGGAGCTAGAAGAAGAGAGAAATGCAGCTGCAATTGCTGCAAATCAAGCTATGGCAATGATAACTAAGTTGCAAGAAGATAAGGCGGCACTTAACATGGAGGCTCTTCAATATCTGAGGATGATGGAAGAACAAGCAGAGTACGATGTGGATGCCCTAGAAAAGGCTAATGACATGATTGCTGAAAAGGAGAAAGAAATACAGGAATTGGAGGCAGAGCTTGACTTTTTTAGAATAAAGTATCCTGAAGATTTTCCGGAAATGAACGAGGATGTTTCGTCTACAGAGGATGCACAAGGTTCTGAAAGTATTGTAAATGAGAGGTCGTAG